AAGGTGCGGCGAGAGCGAGTTCCTGATGGACTCGAAAAGCGCCCCCATGTCGGGGAGCCGCGGGGGCCCGCCGTTGCGCGCCCGGAAGGAGATGGCGCCGTTGAGCAGCGCGACCTCGTCGGCCTCGGTCCACAGCTTctgggcggcgccgtggccgccgacgGAGGAAGAGGCGGGCGCGGCGACGGCCAGCGCGAGCGGCGCGGAGTCCGGGAAGGAGCGCGGCTTGCGCTTGCGCTCGCTCTTGCGGGAGGGCTCCGAGCCGTGGTAGTCGGCGCGGcgcctagggttagggttcggCGAGCGGCGGTCGCCGGAGCGGGCCTTGGAGCGGGACGAGCGCTTCTTGGAGCGGGGCGAGGATGGGTggaggccgtcggcggcggcggcgtcgtcgtccATCGCGGCGCGCGACGGCCGCTTGGAGGACGGCatgggcggcgcggggggaAGGCGAGGGggggacggggaggcgcgcgTTTCGAATTTTGGGGGTTTGGGGAAATTGGGAATCGGAGTGGGGCGAAGCGGaaggggaaggaaggaagagtACTCGGGAAGGAATGCGGCGTCGGAGCGGCAGGCTGCTTCTGCTGTGGCAATGCCTGCGGTTTTTCCTGCGGGTTTCGTTTACCGTGGGCGCCCCCGAGAGAATCATACGGCCGCGGTCACGGCGCGCCCCGAGAGAATAAAGTCAGCGCGCGGCTGGTGGTCCTGCTGGTGTATGAAACTATGAAAGCACGTGCTGCACGTCAAGCCGCGGATGAAGGTGCCGGCCGCGTGCTGTTCTTCGTTTCCATGTCCACAGCCTCCCTAGCAAAGCACCGCAGTGATGTAAAGTGAAATCCACGCTGTTGGCGAAGAAATTCTGAGTCGTGATTTAGCTGGACTCGCGGCTGCAAAGCTTGTAGATTCTCGAAAAAGGTACTAGAGTTTTGGGTTGTTTTAGTGTAATATCCacttcaaattgaaaaacattaaaaaattcaaatgatTGTTTGGTATAAAGATTTAGAAAAGATTATTTCTAATTTTTTCTCACGAGACACTCCATTATTGtttcaaattaaaacacttctcttAGTGTTTTGGGTTTTGGGGAGTTTTGGATGAACACCCAAACCTCTAAAATATCAAAACACTAGtaactaaaaaatacactaacaccaaacaagcaCTAAAGGGATCTTTCAGGATGATCCATTCCACGGTCTTTAGAGGCAATTTTGTCTCTAACCCACGCAGTGCTTCTACACTTGTCACGGGATGTTGAAGTGTTTATCATCTTTCTCACCTCTAAGATGGGTCCCACCTTGCAGTTCACAGCCAAACACTAGTCCTCGGCCAAGCATGACATAGTCTTTTATTCCTTAGCGATTGCCTCTTGATGACGAGGCAGTTCCTAACTTTTTTGCTTAGAGGCATATGTCTGTATTGTTTGGAGGCAGTCTCCAAGCCTTAGAGGTGTTTATAgaggtagtttttttttaagaagtgCGGATACTCTTAGCATTTCATATGCTAACTATCGGGCATGAGTAAACTGTTTGAGTAAAACTAAACGGCACAACATTTTACATTTATTCACAATCCATGAGCTTGTATtgacttcatttttttttcactacATAATATACGATTGTTCTTGACGTTTTGGGATTCTTGGTGGTCAGATCTCAAGCGCGGGATTCAAGCGCGGGATTGATCTCGTACGGACCTACCCTGGGCAAGCTTGATACGTGAACCGACAAAGTCAATATAATATTTTGTAATAATCTAATTTTGCATTTTAACTGTAGTTCTTGGTTTTGGGGTCTCTTTTGCAATCTTTCGATGGATGCTTCAAGAGGAAAACCCTTTTCGCCAATTTTGTTCCGAACGAGTGAAAATATTCATATCAACTTTGCCTCACAAAGTTTTTCGGACAAAAAAGGAAACCACCACGTAGACATTGCATATATAGCTTTCGTCTGATTAAGATTTGGAGGACTGGATAATCCCTAAATGTGAATTATTTGCAAGATTGGTCCTCCACCGAAGAGTCTTCACGGCCAAAAGTATTGCCTTGAGAGGATGGCCCCACAACCCAACCCGTCACACGTGTTTATGGAGGCTGAGTCGTGCATCACCCATGCGTGGAATGCTCGTTCTCTCAAAGAGTGTGAAAGCTAGTAAATGCCAAGATTGGATTACCCCTATTCGCATGTTGTCGTGTGAACCCAAACCGAAAACCAGTGGAAGGTTTTACCGGCGACCGCGTCACCTGAGCAGGAACAGGGTGAGATTATCGTCTAATTTATGACATGTGGCACATTTGGAAGGAAAGAACCGCCTAGTTTTCAATGAAACAACACAAACATGTTGCGAGGTTGCAAAAGAGTCCCAACATACATCACTACTCAATGAATAATCTACACTTTGTGTGTTACTTTTGCCTCTCACACTTCGTTTCTTCTAAACTGAATGAAGTTGCTTGTACCGATTCATCGGGAAAATAGTCATTTCATTTAGGATCTCTTTGGATCAAACGAAATTCATAGATTTTTTTCCCATAAGGCCCTTTGGATCAAAGGAACGGACTAGTGTAATTCATATTAATATCTCATATGTCTCAATTCCATAGGATTCATAGCAAAAGGTCGGGCCTCATATCAactttctttgtttcttgcaTGCATCATCTCTCTCCTCAGATTGTCACAATTTTTCTACGAAGCATCCAAAGAACTATATATACGACATAAGAAGTCAGAATAACATTTCAATCTTGTGCCTTTTCTATTCATGCATTACGAACTTCCTGTGACTCaaagaggaaaaaagaacaagagtTTCATTTGCATAACATTTTGTAGCACGTGATGTGATGGCAATTTAGCTCAAGAGCATGGCCACTctgtgttccttttttttttgtcctagCGCTAAATGGAAGAGCCCAGAAACAATTgtcaaaaagggaaaaaggaaGCTCGTCACCATGTTCTGTTAAGTGAACTAGACCCATTTTTCTCTTCCAATAGAACTTTAGTAAGAGTGTTTTAGAAATTATGCTATCAAATGATGAATGATTATTTCTGAGAGGACTTAGAAGCATCAAGTCCAAAATTCTAACTGAAATGAACTCACATAAGATTAAAGACTTCCTTACTACCGGGGGTACCTCGATGACAACAAATACTCTTCTTCTAAGCTATATTGTCTCGTCTCCTCCTTAATTGTACAATCAACCACTACGTCTCTTGGTGCGTCCATGTCAGGCATCACAACGTTCTCATGCGGTGCTCGTAGGCTCTCTAGTGTCATTTCCACCTGCCTCATGGTGGGCCGGTGCTCTCCTTGCAAACGCACACATGCCACCGCCAACAAAGCTACCTCTTCAACCTCTTTGCCTCCTTCCTCCGTGACTTGGGGATCTAGCATGCCAGCTATTTCGCCTTCCGCAAGTAGGGTGGTGAAATGCGTGACGAGGTTGTCCTCCTCTGATGTCCGGTACAAATACGGTTTCTTCCTAGTAAGCAACTCCATGAGGAGGACGCCGAAGCTATAGACGTCACTCTTGTCAGTGAGGCGCCCTGTGCGGCAATACATGGGGTCTAGGTACCCTAGTGTCCCTTGGATAGCGGTAGCAACCACCCCTGTTTGATCGACTGGAATGCCTCGCGAAGCCCCAAAATCTGATACCTTTGCAATCAGAGTACCATCCAATAGAATGTTTTGGGATTTGATATCCCTATGGACTATAGGGAGTAACACGGCCGAGTGAAGGTACGCGAGGGCTCTCGCGGTTTCGGTAGCAATTCTCAGCCGGTTCTCCCATGACAGTGACGTCGCGTATTCTTCAACGTGAAGATGATGGTAAAGGGTTCCGTTGGGAATAAACTCATACACCAGAAGCGGCACCTCCGTCTCGAGGCAGCACCCAAAGAGCTTCACTACATTTCGGTGGTTGATCTGCGAGAGGATGGCCACCTCGTTGATGAACTCATCAATCTCCCTTTTAATCGCGAGCTTGGACTTCTTGATCGCCACGACGTGCAGGTCCGACAGGATCCCCTTGTAGACTGTACCATGCCCTCCTCCGCCGATCTCACGAGCTTTATCAAAATGATTGGTGGCCTTCTCGAGTTCTGCCAAGGGGATGATCATCCTCTCAGCGATGTCCGCATTTTGATTCACCAATTGTTGCAACAAATGCCCACGATTCTGCTTGAAGAATTTCTGCCTCAGCAATTTTGCCCTCCGATGCTTCAGCTTCCGGGTCAGAAACATGGCGCTGAGTGCCAGCAGTAAAATGCCAGCGCCACTGCCAACCCCTATGCCGACACTTAAACCTGAAAAAtatgaaagaaaaatgtttCTTCCAGGAAGAACTGTGCAAGACAGAGCAATCACTTATGTAAAAACCTGCATTGAATCAATGCCGATCCAGCGCTGCACGTGGTGTGTGCTCACCTAGCGACGATTTGACACAGCCATCCTTGATGCGGGGGTTGCCGCGAGCGCCGCGTGGGCACCGGCACAGGTATGCTCCGTCCGTGTTGGTGCAGTCGCCGAAACACATGCCCGGCAGCGCGCACTCGTCGACGTCTTGGCAGCCGCCGACGAGATAAGGATTCCCTTGGTACCCGTCCTGGCACCGGCAGACGTAGCCGCTGCGGTAGTTGCCGGTGACGTTGCGGCAGGAGCTGTGGCCGCTGCGGCACGCGCTCCCCCTCGCCGCGTCCACGGGGCAGCCAGACGTGGCCACCCCCGGCAGCACCACGGGCTTCGAGTCCACCGCCCACTCCAGCACCACGggcaccgccggcggcgcccggCGCGTGGCGGAGTACCCGGGCGTGCCGTTGAGaagcgcggcggaggcgccctCGAACCAGCCGCGCTCGGCGACACGCACCGCGATGGGCAGCTGGTCGTCGTACTCGTGGTCCGGGTCCAGCCACTTGAACCGCACGCGGTAGGACGGACGGCCGATGGGGATGGGCGTCTCGCAGCACCCGATCCCGGAGCACGCGCCTGAGCCGGACTCCGCCGGGGAGCTGCTCGTGACGGCGCCCGTCCACATGTCGTTGATGGAGCAGAAGGACGAGCAGCCGCTGATGACGTTCCCGCccccgcccacgccgccgcgggaGCCCCCGACCAGCGTGGCCTGGACGTTGCAGCCCGTGACGACGAGCTGGCTGTGCCGCTCCGACACCACGAAAGGGCCGCCCGCGCCCAGGCCGCCGCCCCACGTGCCGTTGCCGTCGGCGACCCCGTCGAAGGTGAGGTTCACGGCGCCCGCGGTGTCCAGGACGCGCACCGTGGAGTTGGCCAGGGAGATCTCCGTGACCTGGAGGGTGCCGTCGCCCACGAGGAGCCGCGGCGGCTGGCCGCGCGTCCGGTCGCAGGTGAGGTTGAAGCCCGGCCAGTAGCAGCCGTCGGCGATGCCGAACGGGTACGGCACGCtcacgccgccgcagctggtcgGGCAGCTCGGcggccctgctgctgctgctgcacctcgTACGACCGCCGAGCAGAGCAGCACCAACACCATCatcgtccgcgccgccggaaTCATCGTCGGCTCGTCTCGTATACACGCTGCTCTGCTTCTCTGCGATCCCACCTACTGCTTGCGTTTCGTTGTGCATACGGTACCGTCTTATCGATCCATCGATCACTGTCGCTCCATTATAAAGTTAGCAAGTTGAGCTACTTGTAATGCTCAGTATTCGGTTGACCAACAAACGTGTATGCATGGTTGGTCCGTGTGTACACGTCTCTCTTCGTTTTCAATCTCGTATTCATCTCGACGGTTATAAAAAAcgacggttttgctattttttcgCCGACCGAGAAattaactatttcttagttgACAATAACaatcttttgattcaatcattgagatccATGCAATATTAATGTAGGTtcgatggataagaaaatcttcattggatggctacgatggtcgactaagaaataactatttcttagacaactgagaaatagacagtCCTCATAAAAAAAGGCGAGATGAGTAGGATTCGACTATCCCCACTTGACGTATCTTGTTTCTCCAATAATGTTACTGCGTATTCATCATAACACGATTAATTCGGAAATCAtcctttttcattttttcagAAGCCAAGTGAATTACTctcttcgtttcataattcttgtctcaaatttgacaaaaatgattatatctattcctaaaaaatgtctagatacatgttatatttcgacaagaattatgaaacggatggagtagtaCTTTTACTATAGTTGTTTGGAAAGGCCCTCCAAGCAAAATTTGTGCTTGCATTGGTTAGTACATGCATTGCACATACTCTGTAACTACAGGTAAAACCAAATATGGAGTACAAATTTCCAGACACGgttgtttttttatataaagaTCTACCATTATTTACTGATTACTACAAATGTCGAAAAGGCTTGACAAAGATTATGGAtaaaacaaaagttatacAAAAACAATCTTCGAAGCCAACCTTTTTAATTGCATCATTCAcatcttgatatttttttccaaatctCTGGTGATTAAATCATAAATCTTGATAGTTTTACAAAATCGCATGATCCATGCACCCTAATGGATGAGAATCCGAAATTTTGAAACAATCGAGTCATCACCAAATCGATgagaaaaaaactgaaattacAAGCTGTGAGACCCAAAAGCTACATGTAAAAACCATACTTACACCAAAACAAGCATGAAGTTTTAATCCGTGCGGCACCTCCACCACCAAGACATCTACCATCAATAATGCACAAAACCTCACAACAAAAATACTAAAATAACAGGTTCCTGATATCGCCAAGGGAGATTAAGGTCAGTAAAGTTTATAGATCTTATAATAGGGTTAGCCAGGACTTTGAGGGCTACGCAACGCAAGATCGAGTCGTCGCACGCCTTGTTGGTTTTGGTGCAATCCGATCGTGGATGCTGATGTAACCCTTCTTTGGTTAATGAAATCTCcctttttgcagaaaaaaaagaaacgttTCTCTGTGTCCAAAATTGTTTTATgtatactttctccgtccaacaaaagatgtctcaagtttgtcaacatttgaatgtatctatacatgacttagcgtatagatgcattcaaatttgatcaaagttgagacattttttgttggacggaagaagtatttattttttgcgaaAATGGGCGATGCAACAGAAGAAACAACAATAAATTTCTAAATGGGCCGCAGCGCAACAGGATAGACCAATAATCCAAAATAGCTGCCGCGACAGCACGGCCCACCGGGTACAAGTATTCGATGGTTAAACACTTAAACTACAGCCTTAACGGCCCATCATCCGTTGTACGCATCGAGGACGAAACGCGCGGTCCGCTAAGCCGGGCGGGACCAAAAGAGTTCAACGGCTCCCAGAAAGCCTGACACACTGGCCCCACTTGCCTTGCCATCCACCCGCATCCACGTGAAAGGGAGGTCCCAACCGTTTCCTAATCGGCGGGCGTGCAGCGTACGGGAGTGGCGTCGTCGACCGCCCAGCGGCCACCACGTGAGCCCCACCTCTCGCTATTGGAAACCACGCGTCCCGTCGCCTCCCCGCGGGGTAACTGAAACACCCGTTCCGCGAACACGTAGAGGCTCTCGGGGCCACATGTCAGCCATGCTGCAGTCCCGTTAGAACCGAAGCCAGTGAGACCGACCACGCAGAGCAGGGCGGCACCGGGCAGCGCATAATCCCCTCGAAGAAATCGCTAGGGCCACACATTCTGTGTCTCTGACAGGCCGGGCCCCCGTGACCAGAGGGAGCGTCTGCAAATCATCTTGGTGCGCGTAGCGTCTTATGTGGAAAGGAGCCTTTCACGAATCACGAGCACGACGACGCTGCCAGGCCCGGCCCACCACGGAGAGACGGGACAGACAAACGGgcgttgcatttttttttacaggaagtatctccccttctctctctcttcctttctccctctctcgctCGCGGATCTGAACTCCTCCCAAAAAAATCGTGACCAGagagaaaccctagctccaGCCTCCAGAGGTTTTCCGCCCCCTACAACCGCCGTGGCGCCTCGCCGGAGAGctcgggccgccgccgacgccgcctcctcctcccggggCGCCGGCGACCATGCGCCGCCCACCGGCGACGCTCTCGCCGGAGCCTCACCGGAGGTGGCCGGCGTCGGCCCGTCCGAGCAGGCTAGGAAGGCACTGTCGCTGCGTTCGCCGTTcgatggcgaggaggcggcTGCCCGGGATCCATGGCTGCCCGCTCGGGTCGCCAGATGGGCGGCGGTCGGCGACGTGCGGAAGAAGCACAAGAAGTCTCAGCCACACGAAGCGGCCGCTGCTGTGGAGCAGGCAAAAGTGAGATCCAATACCTTGTGGGATCTCATGGAGGCTTACTTCCGGGAGTTTACACTGGATGACTTTCAAGCGTTAGAGCCGAAACCTCTTTTCGGCCCCAACTGGCTCGATCCGTGCCTCCTTTTACCATTTGTGGTCGGCGGCAAG
This is a stretch of genomic DNA from Brachypodium distachyon strain Bd21 chromosome 1, Brachypodium_distachyon_v3.0, whole genome shotgun sequence. It encodes these proteins:
- the LOC100829759 gene encoding wall-associated receptor kinase 2 encodes the protein MIPAARTMMVLVLLCSAVVRGAAAAAGPPSCPTSCGGVSVPYPFGIADGCYWPGFNLTCDRTRGQPPRLLVGDGTLQVTEISLANSTVRVLDTAGAVNLTFDGVADGNGTWGGGLGAGGPFVVSERHSQLVVTGCNVQATLVGGSRGGVGGGGNVISGCSSFCSINDMWTGAVTSSSPAESGSGACSGIGCCETPIPIGRPSYRVRFKWLDPDHEYDDQLPIAVRVAERGWFEGASAALLNGTPGYSATRRAPPAVPVVLEWAVDSKPVVLPGVATSGCPVDAARGSACRSGHSSCRNVTGNYRSGYVCRCQDGYQGNPYLVGGCQDVDECALPGMCFGDCTNTDGAYLCRCPRGARGNPRIKDGCVKSSLGLSVGIGVGSGAGILLLALSAMFLTRKLKHRRAKLLRQKFFKQNRGHLLQQLVNQNADIAERMIIPLAELEKATNHFDKAREIGGGGHGTVYKGILSDLHVVAIKKSKLAIKREIDEFINEVAILSQINHRNVVKLFGCCLETEVPLLVYEFIPNGTLYHHLHVEEYATSLSWENRLRIATETARALAYLHSAVLLPIVHRDIKSQNILLDGTLIAKVSDFGASRGIPVDQTGVVATAIQGTLGYLDPMYCRTGRLTDKSDVYSFGVLLMELLTRKKPYLYRTSEEDNLVTHFTTLLAEGEIAGMLDPQVTEEGGKEVEEVALLAVACVRLQGEHRPTMRQVEMTLESLRAPHENVVMPDMDAPRDVVVDCTIKEETRQYSLEEEYLLSSRYPR